Proteins from one Carassius gibelio isolate Cgi1373 ecotype wild population from Czech Republic chromosome A25, carGib1.2-hapl.c, whole genome shotgun sequence genomic window:
- the LOC127947427 gene encoding carbonic anhydrase 5B, mitochondrial isoform X2: MCNATHEAALCAIKLHPMWQEPLAVPGGDRQSPVDIVVRESIFDPQLRPLKVQYDPRTCQQIWNNGYSFLVEYDDTTDKSTLKGGPLEDQFRLCQFHFHWGENNTWGSEHSIDRRLYPAELHLVHWNSDKYSLFEESVIEENGLAVIAVFLKVGKRHEGLQKLVDALPAVRHKDSVVEFTKFDPACLLPENINDYWTYAGSLTTPPLTEAVTWIVMKQHIEVSHDQLAVFRSLLFTSAEEQLQRSMVNNFRVQQALKGRTVRSSFTPFLQDAPPVM, from the exons ATGTGTAACGCAACGCACGAGGCTGCACTTTGTGCCATAAAAT TGCATCCGATGTGGCAGGAGCCGCTCGCTGTTCCCGGAGGAGATCGGCAGTCACCAGTTGACATTGTGGTGCGTGAAAGCATCTTTGATCCGCAGCTCAGACCCCTGAAGGTTCAGTATGACCCGAGAACCTGCCAGCAGATCTGGAATAATGGCTACTCTTTTCTGGTCGAGTATGACGACACCACTGACAAATCCA CTCTGAAAGGAGGACCACTGGAGGATCAGTTCAGACTATGCCAGTTTCATTTTCACTGGGGGGAGAACAACACCTGGGGCTCGGAACACTCCATAGACCGCCGCCTTTACCCTGCTGAG CTCCATCTTGTTCACTGGAACTCTGACAAGTACAGTCTGTTTGAGGAGTCTGTTATTGAGGAGAATGGACTAGCTGTGATCGCAGTCTTTCTGAAG GTTGGAAAGAGACACGAGGGTCTGCAGAAACTTGTGGATGCCTTGCCTGCAGTCAGGCACAAG GACAGCGTGGTAGAGTTCACCAAGTTCGATCCTGCTTGTCTCCTCCCAGAAAACATCAATGACTATTGGACATACGCAGGCTCTCTGACCACTCCTCCTCTTACTGAGGCGGTGACATGGATCGTGATGAAACAGCACATTGAAGTCAGTCATGATCAG TTAGCAGTGTTTCGAAGCTTGCTGTTCACATCGGCGGAGGAACAGTTGCAGAGAAGTATGGTCAACAACTTCCGTGTCCAGCAGGCTTTGAAAGGACGGACTGTCCGCTCTTCTTTTACCCCCTTCCTCCAAGATGCTCCCCCAGTGATGTAG
- the LOC127947427 gene encoding carbonic anhydrase 5B, mitochondrial isoform X3, whose amino-acid sequence MQNTSLKTAPKKQLHPMWQEPLAVPGGDRQSPVDIVVRESIFDPQLRPLKVQYDPRTCQQIWNNGYSFLVEYDDTTDKSTLKGGPLEDQFRLCQFHFHWGENNTWGSEHSIDRRLYPAELHLVHWNSDKYSLFEESVIEENGLAVIAVFLKVGKRHEGLQKLVDALPAVRHKDSVVEFTKFDPACLLPENINDYWTYAGSLTTPPLTEAVTWIVMKQHIEVSHDQLAVFRSLLFTSAEEQLQRSMVNNFRVQQALKGRTVRSSFTPFLQDAPPVM is encoded by the exons TGCATCCGATGTGGCAGGAGCCGCTCGCTGTTCCCGGAGGAGATCGGCAGTCACCAGTTGACATTGTGGTGCGTGAAAGCATCTTTGATCCGCAGCTCAGACCCCTGAAGGTTCAGTATGACCCGAGAACCTGCCAGCAGATCTGGAATAATGGCTACTCTTTTCTGGTCGAGTATGACGACACCACTGACAAATCCA CTCTGAAAGGAGGACCACTGGAGGATCAGTTCAGACTATGCCAGTTTCATTTTCACTGGGGGGAGAACAACACCTGGGGCTCGGAACACTCCATAGACCGCCGCCTTTACCCTGCTGAG CTCCATCTTGTTCACTGGAACTCTGACAAGTACAGTCTGTTTGAGGAGTCTGTTATTGAGGAGAATGGACTAGCTGTGATCGCAGTCTTTCTGAAG GTTGGAAAGAGACACGAGGGTCTGCAGAAACTTGTGGATGCCTTGCCTGCAGTCAGGCACAAG GACAGCGTGGTAGAGTTCACCAAGTTCGATCCTGCTTGTCTCCTCCCAGAAAACATCAATGACTATTGGACATACGCAGGCTCTCTGACCACTCCTCCTCTTACTGAGGCGGTGACATGGATCGTGATGAAACAGCACATTGAAGTCAGTCATGATCAG TTAGCAGTGTTTCGAAGCTTGCTGTTCACATCGGCGGAGGAACAGTTGCAGAGAAGTATGGTCAACAACTTCCGTGTCCAGCAGGCTTTGAAAGGACGGACTGTCCGCTCTTCTTTTACCCCCTTCCTCCAAGATGCTCCCCCAGTGATGTAG